In the genome of Raphanus sativus cultivar WK10039 chromosome 4, ASM80110v3, whole genome shotgun sequence, one region contains:
- the LOC108850278 gene encoding uncharacterized protein LOC108850278 — MTTTSTNSVMHLVDLDYQLYKSNRLAYCMPADATDEYIKIGESTAIECMKRFCRAIVSSFSEWYLRSPTPEDVSRLLSIGQQRGFPGMLGSLDCMHWKWKNCPTAWTGQFAGRSGSPTIILEAVADYDLWIWDAFFGMPGSNNDINVLNSSNLFSKLAQGIAPPANYTIQGQEYNMDYYLADGIYPKWSTIVQTISDPQGPKKKLFAARQESCRKDVERAFGVLQAKFAIVARSSRYWKKRYCMI; from the exons ATGACAACTACTTCAACCAACAGCGTGATGCATCTGGTAGACTTGGATTATCAACTTTACAAAAGTAACCGCTTGGCATATTGCATGCCTGCTGATGCGACCGATGAATACATCAAAATAGGAGAGTCTACAGCAATTGAATGCATGAAAAGATTTTGTCGTGCAATTGTTTCTAG CTTTTCGGAGTGGTATCTCAGGTCACCGACACCAGAGGACGTTTCCAGACTTCTCAGTATTGGCCAACAACGCGGATTTCCTGGAATGTTAGGCAGTCTTGATTGCATGCATTGGAAGTGGAAAAACTGTCCAACGGCATGGACAGGACAATTTGCAGGTCGTAGCGGATCACCTACGATCATCCTCGAAGCGGTTGCGGATTATGATCTATGGATATGGGATGCCTTTTTCGGAATGCCGGGAAGCAACAACGATATTAATGTTCTAAACTCCTCCAATTTATTTTCCAAGCTTGCTCAAGGTATCGCTCCTCCAGCTAATTACACAATTCAAGGTCAAGAATATAACATGGATTATTATTTGGCCGATGGTATATATCCTAAATGGTCAACAATTGTTCAAACAATAAGCGATCCCCAAGGTCCAAAGAAAAAATTGTTTGCAGCAAGACAAGAATCATGTCGGAAAGATGTTGAACGAGCTTTTGGAGTTCTTCAAGCCAAATTCGCTATCGTCGCAAGATCCTCACGTTACTGGAAAAAGAGGTATTGCATGATATAA
- the LOC130511182 gene encoding uncharacterized protein LOC130511182, giving the protein MEKNRGTSFNQQEDELLCHVYLEISQDLIASNNQTLKKLWEKIEKTYNEKKTESWEIRSQRSLEGRMDTILYAVRNLKSCVIQVQNMHPSGASDQDIMEKIMSISVFRILRTILSVLQHHNLLEFLQIRHNVLLDQRKQNLKGNFMKVTPQA; this is encoded by the exons atggaaaaaaatagaGGCACATCATTCAACCAACAAGAAGATGAGTTGTTATGTCATGTCTACTTAGAAATTTCACAAGATCTCATTGCTAGCAACAATCAAACTCTAAAGAAACTATgggaaaaaatagaaaaaacttacaatgagaaaaaaacagagagttGGGAAATTAGAAGTCAGAGGTCTTTAGAAGGTAGGATGGATACTATTTTGTATGCTGTTAGAAACTTGAAGAGCTGTGTGATCCAAGTGCAAAATATGCATCCAAGTGGTGCATCCGATCAAGACATT ATGGAAAAG ATAATGTCAATATCGGTATTCCGGATATTGAGAACGATATTGTCGGTTCTCCAGCATCACAATCTCTTGGAATTTCTTCAAATTCGTCACAACGTCCTATTAGATCAAAGAAAGCAAAACTTAAAAGGAAACTTCATGAAG